In Oreochromis aureus strain Israel breed Guangdong linkage group 22, ZZ_aureus, whole genome shotgun sequence, the genomic window aatgtgtttaaacatctaaatgcaatatcactcttaataaatgcgtcaatgcagatgcttgttatatgattatgatgcaatagcaatagcaaaataataaaaatagaattaataaaatgaaataataaaaatggcagaaaaataacacctcaATTCCTCAcactctgtggattcttttaaaagaagccgttaaaaacttttctgtttaaacaaGATTTGAGAAtaattatttatgtagcaccctCAAGGACTGAGGTAGGCACGATGTagagggttggggttagggtttaTTTATGGTCTTGACAACCTGTGAGAACTGCTCACAGacgaaaacaacaaaacaaaaacatcacatcaaAATGCACTCTTGTACTTGGTGTCAATCAATCAAAAGTCATTaatcacagaaaataaaacattaaagtaCACAAACCTCGTGAGCTGACATCCAGGAGGGGCTAAATAGTCCTTTATAGCCTTATTATCTCATTCTCCATCTTCTTTCTCACttatttcttctctttctctaaCTTTACTTTCTCCATGTGTGGAGCTAACCATGAGCTGCAGCATGCAGACACCATGTGCACTAGCAAAGAGTGCCAGGTGGAGACCCAAACTGTAAATAACTGTACCCTCCATAGTTCACCACCAGAGGGTGCAAAAGAGCATAATCTGGACATACAGCTCAACAAAACATCAAATGCAAAAGACTGTtacaatgtatttatttatttattgtatttttaaactACCTGTTAACtttagtgtattttatttaatcttttgTATTGGTTATTTTTGCCTTTTGTGTACAGCGCCTTGTGACCGCTTGTCTGTGACAAGCACTTAATAAATCAACTTTATAAATATGTGTATTTAGTAAATAATGTGTCTgcataaagtaaaaaataaatacacttttCCTTGTTTAACAAAAGCTTGTGTCAGACTCAGAGATACTATCctggcacaaacacaaacatttagcAGATTAATAGTTTTTACATAGCAGGAAATGTCACTTTGTTAGTTCCAGTTTTTCTGCTGCTTCACACAAAAAAGTGAAAGTGTTCCAAGTTAAACTTTGGTCTTTATTAAGTTTAAGAATTGTTGTTTCTATGGATCAGTAAATGAGCCCGTCTGCCAGTCTGTGATTAAACAATAAGATCCTTTCACTCCTGTGTGTGGATTTAAAATGATGATGGTGACACCCTGATGCTTCCATTACTACCACCATCAGACCAAACCAGGTTATGCTGAGAAATATTGatgttttcagtcattctgtgtTTCTGGTTTGTTGTCTTTATGtttagaaataaagaaaaaacatttagcTGTTTAGCAGTTAGCCACGAATGCTAGAGATCTTCAGAGACACCGACAGATATCTTTAGCTAGTTGGCAGGTGGATAAACAAATACCTTTGGAAACACAACTactcaaaagaaaaagagctgCTTTTACAGAGGAAGCAAAGAAGGAGAGGACGGGACAAACCAAAAGAACTCGTCTTCATCTTCTCTGTAAGTGACCAGCTGTCAGCTTCAAAGTAATGAACAACAAGTGACTCCTTTCCAGTGTGTAAACAGCATTAGCAGTTAGCTATTAGCTGCTCGATACAGGTGGACGTCTTCAGGTAGCTGGTACTCTGGCACATTTTTAGTCAAGCCTCTAGTGAAGGTAGTTATTTCTTCAGTGTCCATCGCTCTGTGTGCTGAGCTGATGCTAaatgagcaaaacaaaacatcacttgTATCTTTGTGATTGAAGCTGTTGTAATACCATTTACAATCACTACAGGACCAAAATATTATCTAATGTAGATTTACAAacaaagataagataagatatgataacctttattagtcccacatgtgggaaatttgttttgtcacagcaggaagtggacagtgcaaaagttatgaagcaaaaattagaataaaataaaataagaataaatacagtacacaactgtacagaatagaataaaataaaatactatatacagtagaataaaatagaataaaatatacaataagataaaaatagaatacaaatgctatatacaaatgagtaaaaatacaacgatgccaggaagattattgcacttagtgttattgcacatgtgtggatgtgtgtgtttgatcagttaaagtctttgttatggagtctgacagcagtggggaggaaagacctgcgaaatctctccgtcccacagcgtgggtgccgcagccactgaaggagctgctcagtgctgtcagagtcttatgcatggggtgggagatgttgtccaacagggatgacagcttagctgccaaagaaaagaaaaataatcagcAGCGCTGCTCATATTTCAGCACTAGTGTGGTGTATATATGTCACTTTGTTCTCTCACTCTCGGGTCCTCTGCTTTATTTCACCCTGAAATCTTGTACAGTTTGAATTTCTGTTGAAATTTTGAGCTAAAATATATTTGATTAGCATTTAATCAGGCAGCTTTGAAGAGGAAAATACTGAAGACGTAAAACCACAATATGTGAGATGGTCGGTTATTTAGAAGTACAAAGAACGTTCAACATGATCTGAAGTTTAgttctatatttatatattttaaacacatttgtgaAGTTTAAATTTTGGTAACTTTAAAAAACTGTTCATTAAAATACCtccatttttaatattttctgtCGTAATGAGATCGTTTCAACTCAGCAGCTGCAAAATGTACATAATAACATGACTTTGTTAGATGCGCCTtgtacaaacaaataaatgtgtCAGTGTGAACTatttatgcatctttttttttttactagcaGAGACACTAACAGGGCAGCGTGGTGCTGCTTCTGGGTGGAGTTTGCACGTCCTCCTGTGCTTGGGTGGGTTTGATGCaagggtggggaactccaggcctcgaggccCGGTGTCCtgaaggttttagatgtgtccttgatccaacacagctgatttaaatggctagatgacctcctcaacatgtctgaagttctccagaggcctggtaatcaactaatcatttgattcaggtgtgtagacccagggtgagatctgaaacctgcaggacaccggccctcgagggttggaattgcccacccctgggctACAGACATGCTTGCTAGGCTAAATGATCATTCAGCTGTCTTGATCTGCTTCTCTGTTCCTCTTTGTCTTCTTTCAGTATTTGTTCCCCTGTATGAGTTTATTCATCTTTCTGTTCAGTATTTGTCTTtcctttacttcctgttttagttaaagtttagttttctgttctcTAATCCAGATTCAATCCCtgtttttccctcctgtttGATTGGCAGCCCCACCCTAACTGTTTCCACCTGTGTTAATTAATTTCAGATGCTGCTTGTTCCTGTGTATATAAATTCCTCTGTTCCTCTTTCAGACATCTGTTATTCTCCTTCTGTGATCTCTATCCCTCTCTTGATCTTTATAATTGCTTTATTTGGATATAAACATAATCTTATTCTGGAATATCCTGCTACACACTGGAATATTctcccatgttgcttgtctgtggTTTAATATGTTATGGTGTGATGATATCTGTGCATTCTTTTTCTCCTGAATTACCattttgtgttacacatttcactgtttttccttttgctgcCTGACCTGTCCCCactgtgatgtttgtgtgttgtatgtacggtcggcaaggtctgtcatctcgaTTGTGGGCAACTgtaactgacaaataaaggttatctcatcatctcatctcatcttccTGTCTCCTCAATCTGAGCCCTCACCTCTACTTCAAAACTACTTGTGACAGAAACGTCTCAGGCTGGaagagaaacagaagaagagCTGAAAGGTTTGATtgactaaaaaataaaatgaaagtatttaaTTAGTATTAGAAATTATTAATATGTTTAGGCCTTTTTGAGAATTTAAAGATGAGTTTCATAGTTCCaggtttttaaatatatttgagtATTTGCTGCATTTCCTTTCAACATGAACATTTTCTGTCATGGTTGAACGGTTCCCGCCAGCCGACCTACCTGTTTATTTCCATGTGTGGTTTTCCTGCATTTTCTCCCTCTCCGTCTCCCGGGGTTTTGTTTACAGAAGTCGTCTCCAGACGCCGGGTGGCCTGTGACCCGGAAGTACCTCCGCGCGGGAGCTACCGCGGTGATGCGGCGCACAGTCGTTTCTAATTATCCGCCATCTTGTGAGGGCTATTTAACCACGGAGCTGGGTGACAGTCGGCGTGGGAATATTCTCCAAGCCTGGTAGTAGCACTGAGAGTCGTGTTATGTGAGGACTGTGAAGAAGTGAACTAACCTTAGCTATACTTATTTCCTTAGGATAACGGACGGAGAGGAAATCATTGGGGAAAGAAGTCACGAGCACAGATTCACCTTGAAGGAAGACACGGACGCACTATCACGCACAGCTTGGGACACGGGGAGAAACACACGAAGGACGACTTGCACACTGAACTGTTGTTTGAACCCtttctcactgtaaataaatgcactgcctaTTCATTCCACAAGCTCCACTTTTGGGTCCCTCATTCTACTAACCGTGACTACAACTGTCACCACAGGGGGCAGCATACAGCTTTAGTGTAGGTGTCCATCCCTAAAAGAAGAAACAGGAACATTCATGAAGTAACAACCTGCTTCTGTCTGGATTCACAGAGGGAGGAACTTTAACGTAGCAGCATTCAGAGAGCAGTAAGGCTGTAAACTCCACAATGTGGAGACAGAAATTGATCTGTTGTAACCTCTGTGTAAAGCTCAGCACTGTTCTCATGTTCAAGTAATTTGGATTTTTCcttaaagatttttttgtttgttttttacagacCTTCAAACACACAAGAAAAATAGGCTGAAGTGTGGACTTACCACAGAAGTATTATTAAAATGGTCATTGATGCTTTTTCCTCATTTTAAGCCCACTGCACACACATTAGTGTCTCACTTCATGTGCCTACTTCTGCTCTTTAGGATGCATCCGTCCTCAGGCTTTGGAAATACCATCTTAATATGACAAATACTAAGTCTTTATGCTTTAAGAGCTGAGCttcatttactttttattatttatcagCTTGTTTTATGAAGTCTTACAGTCAGGtccatgtgtgtttttatagcTTTGCCTCTGTACATCATGACAGTAGATTTGAAATCAAACAGataagatgtgattgaagtgcagacttccATCTTTAATTCAAGGAGTTTAACAAAATTATTACATTAACTGTTCAGGAATTACAGACATTTTCATCCATAGTCACCAATTAGAGGTCTGTCAGTCTGTGATTTCACAACAACAGacctttgcatttatttttcactttgattaCGCTGTCAGCAAAACATAAAGGTCATAATACCATGATAGTTATTTTACCTTCACACAGTTGTACCTTCAGACTGATGCAGCTCAGTTTCTCTGTTAAAATCCTTGGTAAGGTTTAAATCTGATACAGTGCAGTTACATGTTACAGATGTTAGACTGAGAGGTCACCAGCAAACTCTCAGTAGATGTCCCTCTCACAGATCCAGTGTTTCGATCCAGTGTTGGTGTGCATCCATGTTCCTTGTAGATCCATAAATACTTTGAAATGATCCACAGGATTTAATTTTGCACCTGGATTCCAGCCTCTGTTGAACAAGTACAATGTTGTTACAGGTAAAATCGTGAAAACACAACAGAATATTTTGCAGAGAGCTCTTAGCTgtgcttacaaacacacatcaacatATTCTCCTACTGAACTATTAAACTTCCATTTGTCTTCCCAGTATTCCCAGAATTACCAGTTGTGcagttttcacacatgaactgCAGCTCTGAACCTTTCTACACAAAATGATGCAGGACACATGAGAAGcatatactgtaaataaaagatggacgttgccactgtgacatcacccgTTAGTTTACTCAGGCTGAACTCAGCTGTTACTCTCTGAGCGAGGGATCTGACCTTTAAATCCAGGAACATCACATACTCATCAGTCACCTTGGTAACCACACAGTCCCCTCACACTAAAGCGTACCTGCTTCATCGCCTTCTTTCAACATTAACAGgagaataaattattaaatgaaTATCACTGTATCCAGTAAATCTGAGACCATGGACTCATAGAAAAGTGTTTATGAGGACATGGATCAGTGCAGCTGAAGGACATTTTCCCACAGACTTCAACACAAGCTGACCTGTTTATGCAACCACAGGAgacgccccctgctggctgttAGAAATAATGCAGATTTAAGGGATTTCTACGTTATCTTGGTGAGAACATAAATGTTCAGTGTAGTCAGATCAGACCTGAAATGATCTTTAATCAACAGTAACTGTCTGGTGTGAGCGAGTGGGTGTCATGTATCCTGCCTCCTGCACACTCtctacagacagcagcagctcctccatcaaaAAGTCTCCAGCTGGGAGAAACTCTCTCCTGTTCTGTGCTACATGGAAAAAAGGACGATTTATTCAGCGTCCCGTCCTGATTCTGCGACATTGTTCAGAGTTCATATGTGAAAACACACGAGGAAGGCACATAGCTTTTATCCAGGAGATATATCACAATGTTATAAACTCTAAATTAAATTTCTCACGTATATGTTAGTGGTGATCCGTCCACCCATTTCCACTCCCATGTTGACCAGTCATTTGTCTTTGGCTTTGTCTCCAGACCGATCCAGAATTCTCCACGTttattcagctctctgaaaaaTTCCTGATAATTTGTCAGAAACAGGAATGGATTAGTTTTTCGTTTCATTCCAGTTTCTATAGGAGTAGATTCATGTTTcaggttgttttcattttgttaatttttactaacccaaaaaacaacaagcatGAAGATCTTACTCATAATTATTAATTTGGAGATTATTAGATAATTTTAAACAGATAACACTGAACACAATAATGGACAGCAAAGAGAGACACATGGCAGAAAAACATATCACATGTTAAATCATTCACGGACGATTGAGCTCTGACAGCAACATCACATATATGATACATGTTAGATTCACAGACGTTGAGAAGTGAATGTCAAAGTGTGACCTGACACATCTAAACACACAAATTAGGGATTTGACTTTTTAAATCATTCTCATTAAAATATTATCAAATGATGAATAATGTGTTACGTTAACAGTTATGACACACTTACATGTTTGCTGCTGGTCTTTATCACCAGCAGATCTGCTCCTCTCCTCTCACAGTCTTTCCTGCTCTCTGTCCAGTTTTTCCTCTCAGTAGAAATGTAGTAACAGCTGCACTCAAATCGTTTCCATTCTTTAAGAAATAACTCATCATCAACATGAGGTCCTGTTTCAAATCATCTAATCACAGTTTAATAAGAGTCAGTTTGAGATGTTTCTCACCTGTGGTGTTCCCTGTTTGGTTTTCCTTTCCAAACTGGCAGTTTATCCTTTCCAGATCCGATGTCAGCTTCTCATTCTCAGACGTCAGCTTCTGATTCTGAGATATCAGCGTCTCATACTCAGACGTcagctttttattttcagaCATCAGCTTTTCATTGTCAGACATCAGCTTCTCTGTATCTTATGAGAACCATAAAAAGAGACAGTTCAGTGGTGTAGAAACAGTGATGAGGTCATCAGGGTTTTGAATGACTCATGTTAtggttttaaaaatgaaagtgaagGCCTCACAGAGTCTGCACACGACTATGAGCACTGCTAACAGCAGAGCCAGAATTAGTCCAAGAACTCTGAAACGGTTTCTTTGGGCTGCTGGGAGATGATTCTCAGTGTGCGGCTctgcaaagaaaaacagaagtcaCAGTTGGACAGTTGAAGTCACATGACTGAAGCGTTTCTTCCTTTATTTCATCTCAGCAGATAAGAGAGAGTCCCGCCTACTGCAGGAAACAACCACAAAACAGTTCACACGCATCAAGGCAGCGATGCTGATAGCTGTTAGCTAACTGCTCTGAGTTCATGACAAACTGAGCTTGTAACAATGTGCTGATGGGGAATATGATACTGCTCTAACATAAACAGCCTTTATGACTATATCAGGCTGTGTTTGAAAGGTTTTCAAGATTGTATTTGTTACAACTTTATTCAGTCAGCTGAATACAGCCGAACCTCAACAGAACAAGGACGACACTGACAGAAGGTTAAAGTCTCTAAGTTTATGGAGAAGATGGAAACAGTCTCTGCTGATTCCTGATCCCACAGTATCTGATACTTACCTCCACCCTGTGTTGAAACATGGACCTGATGGTCTGTGCAGGAGTCCACATTCTCATGGAGGAGGACCCATCCCTCCAgtctctctcctctgtcctcTCCTTTGCTGTATTTCACATTCATGCTCAGCTCTGGATCCTCATCAGTGATGGAAGACATTTTCAGATGCTCAGTTTTCAGCAGTATCAGTTTCCTGTACAGCAGAGCTGTCACTCAGTCGCTGTGTTTCTCTGTTAACTGCAGCTTTTCTATGTgaagctgattctgattctgcaGTAAATCATAAGTAAATGTTGGTCCTCTGTGTTCTGATGCTGCTGTCGCTTcagtttctctgtctctctgtgagctGCTTTGAACAGGAAGTACAGACGTCATGACAGGAAAAGCTAAACCACATTTTGTTCAAGGTTAAAATTAAAACTGCAAACACAAagtccagataaacagaatcaactttgcTGAAAGTTTATTCaactaaaataaatgtatttcaaatagaatttttaaattgtattttatttatttattcattcatgatTTGAGTTTATGAACTCTACTTTTTCACAGATATTTCTTTGGTGTCTTTTTGGACAGAGACCAttgaaacagtaaagaaagtggggggagagagaggggagccTGGGCTGAACACAAACCTGAGACTCTGCAGTACTTTTTACTGCTGCTAGTTTTTCTGTCCTGACAGATGTGATGATCTGATCTGTGACTAAATAAGAACACAGAAGTGTTTATATTATAGTCGAGTCACATTTAAAGGACAAAATGATAAAAGTGCATCTGAACCGTctctaaaaatatttttcttatcTGATATGAAACTCACAAATACGTTGTGCAACATTTAATGTGCCACACATCCTCGTGCCCTCATTTTATCATCAGATGTTACAGCTGAGATAAAatggagagagtgagagagagagagagagagagagagagagagtgatattgacagcgagttttgagatgtgagagatttgtcatgtttagcgtgtttgcagtgtgtagttagtgtgttgtgtagtcgttattttgttttgtgcttcAGTGAGGGCAGCAGTGAGTGTCACAGGTgccaaaaagccaccaaaggcagaccAAGGTGTGTTTTGGCTCTTTAAGAGTCGCCCCATATATTATGTGGTGTTATATAGGTTCATACAA contains:
- the LOC116333539 gene encoding C-type lectin domain family 4 member C-like, translated to MSSITDEDPELSMNVKYSKGEDRGERLEGWVLLHENVDSCTDHQVHVSTQGGEPHTENHLPAAQRNRFRVLGLILALLLAVLIVVCRLYTEKLMSDNEKLMSENKKLTSEYETLISQNQKLTSENEKLTSDLERINCQFGKENQTGNTTEWKRFECSCYYISTERKNWTESRKDCERRGADLLVIKTSSKHEFFRELNKRGEFWIGLETKPKTNDWSTWEWKWVDGSPLTYTGWNPGAKLNPVDHFKVFMDLQGTWMHTNTGSKHWICERDIY